The window TTCACGACCTCTTGAGGTTATTGTGAGAGAGCTTGCTATGTTTAGCAAGAACAAGCCTATTAATTTCAAGTTTGCAAGAGAATAAAATTCTTGAACCCACCAAAAAAGTAATATTTTGAAactttataaatgaaaatgtttttttttatttgtgtctATTACATATCACTATAAgctctttatatataaagctCAAAAGCATAAACGTACAAacctataaaattaaaagaaaacacccaaaacataaatatgtaaatctgttgaaaaagaaaataaagatgaAATCTTTTTTTACAGTTTTTCACTTCCAAAGAAGAGCAAACCAAACAATTGATCTTTTTCCcttgcatttgttttttttttcttttccttgagGTTATTGTGTGAAATCTTGCTATGTTTAGCAAGAGCTAAGTCTTTTATTCAAGTTTGCAAGAATAAAATTCTTGAACCtacccaaaaataaaattttcgaaCCTTTTATTAATGAAAATCATTTCTAAAAATTTGTGTCTAGTACATCAAAAGCTATATACATAAATCTCAAAgtataagataaaaaaaagaagtaaattcataaatataaaaacctgtaaaattaaaagaaataacccagtaacttttttttttttcccttcaaGTGATTATATTATCAAACGATGAAACATACATGACCAACGGACTAAGATATGCCGTGGTTAGCTAATCCGACAGACAACACAATGTCTCCGGAACCTAGAACCCATAAAGGACAACAGAAGCCCAAACAATAACAAACCAGAGCACTTACAGACCAACATTTTAAGCTGAGTAACAAGACTCATGGACCACTGATAGCACGCTCAACAAAACAGAGAAATCTAAAAGATAGAGAGTCTATGAAAGTTGTTAAACGGGAATGCCCCTGGCCAAACCACCGTAAAACCACTCCCTCCTAGTACAACGAGGATACACCTCAAGAACCAAGTAACACAAGCTTCACAAACCGGTAAGGGAGAACCTTCAGATTCAATCAACCTCCGGAAACAGATGAGTCGTACAAGACTGAGAAACGCCAAGTAATGAAGCCACACCAAAATCAAATCTCCACAAGATCTGAACCAGCAACTAGGAGCCAAGCCCACCTAATCCGGAGCACCAAGAGCACAGGCCACGAACGGCATAAAGACGGATCAGAGGAATCCACGACAAACTCCACCCACTTAGATTAAAACTGAAAAGGAGAGAGCCACACAAGAAATCCAGAGATATGCAACACAACAAAATTCACCAAATCCAAGCACAGATTTCTAAACAAAAGCCTTGTGGCTAAACCACACCGTGAATCATCAGATCCGGAGCTTTTATCAAAAATCTACAACAGATCTAGGGTTTCATTGATTTGATCGAAGCACATCTCTCAAAATTGAGTCACAGTCACAAACCAAACTAGAACCACACACAGAGGAAGAAATACTGAGGTTGTGTAAATctgttgaaaacaaaaatatatatgaagtgACTGAACTTGCAAAAAGTAAAAAGCATGCACAATATTAGTCATCGATAATTctgaactagattttgacccgcgcagacgcgcggatgtatattttgaaaaatatgttgatatttgttttttcatgtaattattagggttTTACAAAATGAATCCAAGGAACAGAACAAAtaccgatccgaaaatatagtaccaaacccgaacataaattgattaaatattcgaattattcaaaattttgttatttagagaaccaaatctgattcgaaccgaagtattcgggtacccgaatttatctaaaaatagatttatatacttatatatatatattaattatttttagatttaaaatatataaaacattaagaatgatacttttaaattggtttatatacttaaatatatatatatagatagtcaaaagtaaatatctgcaatagttaaagtatactcaaatcaccaaaaatacgtaaaataattattgattccgtATCCAAAATTGTAAATCAAGCCAAtggatatgttaagcttaagtattctaatatatgttattcaaatttataggtaatatattattttatttatagattttgagaaatttaaaatagataatgatttaaaactttaaaaataatttaaatgggttatccaaacgtgaaccaaacccgcaaagatccgaatcaaactcaaaccaaaatttagaaacatcctaACATGGCTTAAATCTTTGACTCCGAAAACTCGAaacacaaaccgatcagaaccaaaaCCCGTATGGGTGCCCGAAATCCCATCCctattcattattatatatcgtatactgtcatcatataattaatcatattttatacgtaccatcatataaataatcatataattaatagtattttatatgtaccatcatctaacctatactaaaagggttatatgagcaTCAGAGAAGCTGTCCACGTAGGACAATTAAATCAGCCAATCAAGTGATTTCTTTTTGACACGTCATCAAGCCCAGCTCCGTGCTTTGGTTCTTCTTCACGCCTTTTGCGATCCAAGAGGTTCGACGTTTCCCTTTTTCATTTTTCCAGATTCTGTTTTGCTAGATCGAATCGTGAAACCCTTTGCTTTTCCTCTCTTAATTCACGTTATCCGGTGATCCTAAAAGAAGTGTTATTCTATCTCGAAGGATTCCGAGGAGATCTAAACGCAGCGATGGAGGCTTGCCGCAGAAAACCTTGCCGTCGCCGGCTCAACCTCCGTCTGAGAACCAGAGAACCGCGGCGGAGGAACAAAGGAGAAACGAGAAGATCGTGAGATTCACAGAACTGAGCCGTGGTATCTGCACGAGTTCTAAGGGAATGAAGGATCGGCCGATACGATGCATGACGTCTTCAGGAACGTCAGAAGGAAGAGGAGATCAGAAGGAATCTGGTTGTCTGGTTCTCAGACAGAGGTTGTGATGAATCACTTGGAGCTCTTGGTGGCGTTTGGTTCACTGAAGGATTTTCTTTTTGATGGTTGTGAACAGGTCAGCTATGGGAGAGAAGAAGCTTGCAGATAGAGTCAGCGAAGAGCAAGTAAAGAGAATTGAATTGATGGTTTCTGATGTTGATGCGAGGGATACCGAAGATGAGGTCTTTGAGGAAGCTATCGACAGTTCGAAGCCTGAATCTTTCCAAGCCGATGATGGGTTACACGAGGATTTGCCTTCAGAGGAAGTGAAAGTGCCAGAGGTTAATGGAGAGAGCCATGGTGAGGCAAACCTGCAACATATAACTACGGGAGAGGCTGTACCAGGTTTTGTGACTTCCCAAATGAATGGTGATGAAGGGGAAGCAGGTGCAGGGAATGTCAGCGAGACAGCTACACTTTATTTTTCTGAAAATGGAATCGTCTCCCCTGAGAAGAAAGCTGTTCTCCTCTCTTTCGGGTAAGCTTTTATGGTTTCATTTTCAATGAATTCTTCTTCTATGTATATCTTTGAAAATAGACGAGTACTCTATAGTTTGTGGTGATAATCCTGAGCTATTGTTTTGTTTCTACTCTATTTTATTGTTAGGGTTGTTGGAATTTATATCAAACCTTAAGTCTTTTTGTTTGATTGGTGCAATGATTGGTGATTTCGTTTTGGTTATGCTTCTGAGCAGGTCagagaaggaagagaagaagcttGGAGACAATAGAATCATCCATGACCAAGTAGAGAACAATATATtactggtttctgatgttgtcTTTGTGGAAGCTATTGACGGTTTCCAAGCCGATGATGGGTTGCACGAGGATTTACCTTCAAAGTCAACTCCTGAACATTCCACGGATGATCTGGAAGAAGAGAATAGCAATGACAAGGAAGTGAAAGATTCCAAGGTTAGTGGAGAGACCCATGGTGAGGCAAACCTGCAACATATAACTGAGGGAGAGGCTGCACCAGGTTTTGTGACTTCCAAAATGAATGGTGACGAAGGGGAATCAGGTGCAGAGAATGCGAACGAGAAAGTTACATGTTCTTTTCCTGAAAATGGAATCATCTCTCCTGAGAAGAAACAGCTGGTGGCTGAAGTGATCGAGGAAACAAGGAATGATGGTACTGAAGAGGAAAACAAGGAGGAAAATGTTGATGTATCAGCTGGTATGGAAACAGAACAAGAGGCTGGGAAACGTGAAGGAGCGGATAAGGATTGCTTTGAGAATGAGTCTGGGGCACAAAGAAATGGTGAGACTGTTGCCGAATACACCACTGTTAAATATGCTTCAGGTGATAGCATTCAAGTAGCTTCGGGTGAGAAATCCTTGAATGATAGTATTGAAGTAGCTTGCGCTGGGACTTCATCTCCATTGGAGGTGGAATAAGCTGTAAGGATGTCACAGAGATTGGTAATCCCCATCTCCCTTAAAGAGTTTAGTAGCAACAAGTTATAGTTTTAATCTTTGTTTATTCTCTGCAGGTGGAGACCTGGTATTGGCAAGACTCAGATTGGGTAAGATATGCTTCACTTCACGTTAGTGCAATCACTATATAATCTACCTCTCCACATCCAATTTTGCCGAGGAGAAGAAGAACTACGACGTAGAATCTATATTTCCCCGGTCATGCCAATGTCATCAACTCTGGATCAAGGTGGCTCTCATCTCTCCCCCTCATAAGAATATTGATTCTGTGTGtgtaaatttgaatattttttcttgattgGATGCAGTGGAGTAGTATTTAGAGTTGTAATATATTAGTTTGAgctaaacctttttttttggttttaacttttaagctTTCCTGCTGAATTCTTCCTGACCTTATGTATACTTTGTTTTTCTGTAGTATGAACTTCTTTGAAACTTATGAATTCTCACCTCAGTTAATGACGAGGTCGTCAAAAAAACCTATAAGTAGTCCAAGAAGGTAAATTTAATAGTCCTAAACTGTTTTTTGTGTTTTCAACTGCAGAAGGGTAAGTGACAATCACTTCTAGGAACCATCTCAGAGTGTATTGGCAACTGGTCTCATCTTAAAAATCTGTAAGGCCAgcattcatcaaaaaaaattatttatcttttacTTTGTATCTCTGCATCATCTAAACTGTTTCagttaaccatataataaacaaTTGCAGTTGATTAGCAAATGGAAACTAAAGCAGGACTCATGTTTAaagcgattttttttttttgataagacTGGTATAAGCATCATCCCAAATCTTATCCAGAAACGGCAACAATGCCCTGtattttttgatgtttcagTGACCATTTCTAAAAGCCATGTGTCAGTGACTTTCACCGATTGTAACGACTTGGTGTAACTGTGTGCAGGCACAATAGAACACAAACTGTGTGTGATCTGGCGTGTAGAAAAGGACTTGACGTCCTCGACCTTCCACCTGATATCCAACCACACTTGAGAAGGAGTAGTTCAAGAACCATCATTGTCTCTAAAATCGTACATAGGAAAACTCTCCATAAGTTTGGGGCATGTAACTGTTACACTGATACGTACTCCTGCAGGATATGTACATTCTTATAGGTTCATTTTCTTTATCTTATTTAGATTAAAGGGGCAGTAACCTTGAATAAGATGATAGGGATGGGTTTTCCTTTGTTAGACGTGATATACCCATAACCCGCCACTAGCGCTGAAAAGCCTTCTGGCTAAGATTGTGAAGTTGTTCAGCCGTCTACTAAGCTTCTGCCAGTTGCTCCGATGGGAGTTGTTGGTCGGAGGTGAATGTATCTTTCACATAATTGGAATCGCACATGACAAATCAAGTTGGCTTCTCGATGACTTCCTGCAGTCATTTATGAAAGCTCATGGACCTCTGAAGATATCAGCAATTGGGAATTGGTCAGTTCTCTTACAGTGTCAGATGAATTTCTGTGCTGCTATTGTGCCAAATACCAAACGTATCAGTGTTAA of the Brassica rapa cultivar Chiifu-401-42 chromosome A03, CAAS_Brap_v3.01, whole genome shotgun sequence genome contains:
- the LOC103861936 gene encoding translocase of chloroplast 120, chloroplastic isoform X1 encodes the protein MVVNRSAMGEKKLADRVSEEQVKRIELMVSDVDARDTEDEVFEEAIDSSKPESFQADDGLHEDLPSEEVKVPEVNGESHGEANLQHITTGEAVPGFVTSQMNGDEGEAGAGNVSETATLYFSENGIVSPEKKAVLLSFGSEKEEKKLGDNRIIHDQVENNILLVSDVVFVEAIDGFQADDGLHEDLPSKSTPEHSTDDLEEENSNDKEVKDSKVSGETHGEANLQHITEGEAAPGFVTSKMNGDEGESGAENANEKVTCSFPENGIISPEKKQLVAEVIEETRNDGTEEENKEENVDVSAGMETEQEAGKREGADKDCFENESGAQRNGETVAEYTTVKYASGDSIQVASGEKSLNDSIEVACAGTSSPLEVE
- the LOC103861936 gene encoding translocase of chloroplast 132, chloroplastic isoform X2, with translation MVVNRSAMGEKKLADRVSEEQVKRIELMVSDVDARDTEDEVFEEAIDSSKPESFQADDGLHEDLPSEEVKVPEVNGESHGEANLQHITTGEAVPGFVTSQMNGDEGEAGAGNVSETATLYFSENGIVSPEKKAVLLSFGSEKEEKKLGDNRIIHDQVENNILLVSDVVFVEAIDGFQADDGLHEDLPSKSTPEHSTDDLEEENSNDKEVKDSKVSGETHGEANLQHITEGEAAPGFVTSKMNGDEGESGAENANEKVTCSFPENGIISPEKKQLVAEVIEETRNDGTEEENKEENVDVSAGMETEQEAGKREGADKDCFENESGAQRNGGDLVLARLRLGKICFTSR